A single genomic interval of Oryzias latipes chromosome 3, ASM223467v1 harbors:
- the ampd3 gene encoding AMP deaminase 3 encodes MPRQFPKVTLSEVEEKTQLLAEKVYASALKEEDTKDVLSMFTVHEDCPIGLQQDKDHELQKGLEEQQSEESAKRRKSLKIIRSQSISLQIPGSTDSSRVDGVLPLMSSSYMSSSGLETLPDFQRVTISGDYCAGITLEDYVQAAESLFKALLLREKYSKLAYHRFCRTTSQFLRSAENSMWTEEDEVLPDMCPCPADGEDPYSMEGIPENLNYELKMKDGIVYVYDHKEAMQKNQPHDLPYPDLETFAIDFSHVLAMIADGPMKTYCHRRLKFLGSKFYLHEMLNEMAELKELKSVSHRDFYNVRKVDTHIHAAACMSQKHLLTFIQKTYKKDADRIVLEKGGRKMTLQQVFRSLNMDPYDLTVDSLDVHAGRHTFHRFDKFNAKYNPVGANELREIFLKTDNYINGEYFAQIIKEVAHDLEESKYQYAEPRLSIYGSSPEEWESLAKWFIEHKVYSPNMKWMIQVPRIYDIFKSKKLVPNFARMLENIFFPLFEATLNPQSNKELHIFLKYVSGFDSVDDESKHSDNMFSFRSPKPEQWTTDDNPPYSYYIFYMYANIMVLNNIRKELGLSTFQFRPHCGEAGSITHLVSAFLAADNISHGLNLKQSPVLQYLYYLTQVPIAMSPLSNNSLFLEYSKNPFRDFLHKGLCVSLSTDDPMQFHYTKEPLMEEYAIAAQLWKLSTCDVCEIARNSVLQSGLCHQEKKHFLGVNYLKDGHEGNDIRCTNVAQIRMAYRHETLCNELSFIGDVMKSKGMASLQEYHD; translated from the exons ATGCCTCGCCAGTTCCCAAAAGTTACTCTCAGCGAGGTGGAGGAGAAGACGCAACTGCTTGCGGAGAAGGTTTACGCTTCAGCCCTGAAGGAAGAGGATACTAAGGATGTATTATCGATGTTCACTGTGCATGAGGACTGCCCGATTGGCCTCCAGCAGGACAAAGATCATGAATTGCAGAAAGGGCTGGAAGAGCAACAGTCAGAGGAGAGTGCCAAGAG GAGAAAAAGCTTGAAGATAATCCGCTCCCAGTCAATCTCCTTGCAGATTCCAGGAAGTACAGACTCCTCAAGGGTAGATGGAGTTTTACCACTAATGTCCTCATCCTACATGAGCTCATCAGGGCTCGAAACCCTTCCAGATTTTCAAAGGGTTACAATAAGCGGTGACTACTGTGCTGGA ATCACTCTGGAAGACTATGTACAGGCAGCTGAAAGTCTGTTCAAGGCTCTGCTTCTGCGTGAAAAGTACTCCAAACTAGCCTATCACAGATTCTGCAGAACTACAAGCCAGTTCCTCCGCAGTGCTGAGAACTCAATGTGGACGGAGGAGGATGAGGTTCTTCCTG ATATGTGCCCGTGTCCAGCAGATGGTGAAGATCCCTACAGCATGGAGGGCATCCCTGAGAATCTAAACTATGAACTGAAGATGAAGGATGGGATAGTGTATGTGTATGATCACAAAGAGGCAATGCAGAAAAATCAGCCACATGATCTTCCCTATCCAGATCTAGAGACCTTTGCAATAGATTTCAGTCATGTGCTGGCAATGATTGCGGATGGACCCAT GAAGACCTACTGTCACAGAAGACTGAAATTCTTAGGCTCAAAATTTTACCTCCACGAGATGCTCAATGAGATGGCGGAGCTTAAGGAACTGAAAAGCGTGTCTCACAGAGATTTCTACAATGTGAGGAAG GttgacacacacattcacgctGCCGCCTGCATGTCCCAAAAGCACCTGCTAACTTTCATccagaaaacatacaaaaaggATGCAGACCGCATAGTTTTAGAGAAAGGAGGACGAAAGATGACCCTGCAGCAGGTTTTCCGCAGCCTCAACATGGACCCTTATGACCTGACTGTGGACTCTCTGGATGTTCATGCT GGGAGGCACACTTTTCACCGATTTGACAAGTTTAACGCCAAGTATAACCCTGTGGGGGCCAATGAGCTTCGAGAAATCTTCTTAAAAACAGACAACTACATTAATGGAGAGTATTTTGCTCAGATTATAAAG GAGGTGGCCCATGACCTGGAGGAGAGTAAGTACCAGTATGCTGAGCCACGTCTGTCTATCTATGGAAGCTCTCCTGAAGAATGGGAAAGTCTGGCAAAATGGTTCATTGAGCACAAGGTGTACTCACCAAACATGAAGTGGATGATTCAAGTGCCTCGAATATA tgacATATTCAAGTCAAAGAAACTGGTACCTAATTTTGCCAGGATGCTGGAGAACATCTTCTTTCCTCTGTTTGAGGCCACTCTGAACCCACagagcaataaggaacttcacatttttctcaaatat GTGTCAGGCTTTGACAGTGTGGATGATGAGTCAAAACACAGTGATAACATGTTCTCCTTTCGAAGCCCTAAACCGGAGCAGTGGACCACGGACGACAACCCCCCCTACAGCTACTACATCTTCTACATGTATGCAAACATCATGGTCCTCAACAACATCAGGAA AGAGCTTGGACTGAGCACTTTCCAGTTTCGCCCTCACTGTGGAGAGGCAGGATCAATCACACATCTGGTGTCTGCCTTTCTTGCTGCAGATAACATCTCACATGGACTCAACTTGAAGCAG AGTCCTGTCCTGCAGTACCTGTACTACTTGACACAAGTGCCAATTGCAATGTCTCCACTCAGCAACAACAGTCTTTTCCTGGAATATTCCAAAAACCCTTTCAGGGACTTTCTGCACAAAGGTCTGTGTGTGTCCCTGTCCACTGATGATCCCATGCAGTTCCACTATACCAAG GAACCACTGATGGAGGAATATGCTATAGCAGCTCAGCTATGGAAGCTCAGCACTTGTGATGTGTGTGAAATAGCCAGGAACAGTGTTCTGCAAAGTGGACTGTGCCACCAG gaaaagaaacacTTCCTGGGAGTGAATTATCTGAAAGATGGACACGAAGGAAACGACATCCGTTGTACCAATGTTGCCCAAATCCGCATGGCCTACAGACATGAGACTCTCTGCAATGAACTCAGCTTCATTGGTGATGTAATGAAATCCAAAGGCATGGCTTCACTGCAGGAATATCATGATTAA